In Rutidosis leptorrhynchoides isolate AG116_Rl617_1_P2 chromosome 2, CSIRO_AGI_Rlap_v1, whole genome shotgun sequence, one genomic interval encodes:
- the LOC139893770 gene encoding AT-hook motif nuclear-localized protein 10-like: MNGSDSGRIYEPVMSPVTSQPPVNRMYTSGVSGGFSIATDVMSSSGGGDGGRGGGSAGFHHNININEHGGHGVGETVVKKRGRPRKYAPDGTMSPSAAARAAKLIPVNTASAVSLNGAIEPPHAAVPVPFSAAPVPVSAAPVPISAAPVPVSAAPVPISAAPVSSVPMEDGFVSEKKVRGRPPGSTNKKLKIESFGSAGSAGSAFSPHIIVVQPGEDVLNKIMSFSQNGPRAVCIMSGIGVITNVTLRQAATSGGTATYEGRFDILALSGSFVRSELYGQRTRTGGLSITLAGPDGRVFGGVVAGLLTAASPVQVIVGSFLPENSRELDNHVEPLNVTPANHGTGPSSSQSHGTMSESSGRAGSPLNRGTESSPQGMANMPWK; the protein is encoded by the exons ATGAACGGATCTGATTCTGGACGAATTTACGAGCCGGTGATGTCGCCGGTGACGTCACAGCCGCCGGTCAACCGCATGTACACTTCCGGTGTATCTGGTGGATTCAGTATTGCTACTGATGTAATGTCTAgcagtggtggtggtgatggtggtcgtGGTGGTGGCAGTGCAGGTTTCCACCATAATATCAATATTAACGAGCACGGCGGCCACGGTGTCGGTGAAACGGTGGTGAAAAAAAGGGGGAGACCGAGGAAATACGCGCCGGACGGTACTATGTCACCGTCTGCTGCCGCCAGGGCGGCAAAGTTGATTCCGGTCAATACCGCGTCTGCTGTTTCGTTGAACGGAGCAATCGAACCGCCGCATGCGGCAGTTCCGGTGCCTTTTTCGGCGGCTCCGGTGCCGGTTTCGGCGGCTCCGGTGCCTATTTCGGCAGCTCCGGTGCCTGTTTCGGCAGCACCGGTGCCTATTTCGGCAGCACCGGTTAGTTCGGTTCCTATGGAGGATGGTTTTGTATCTGAGAAGAAGGTTAGGGGTAGGCCGCCTGGTTCgacaaacaagaaactgaaaatcgAATCTTTTG GATCGGCTGGATCGGCTGGATCTGCCTTTTCTCCACATATCATCGTAGTGCAGCCTGGAGAG GATGTGTTAAACAAGATCATGTCATTTTCTCAAAATGGACCAAGGGCGGTATGCATCATGTCTGGCATTGGTGTCATTACTAATGTGACACTTCGCCAAGCCGCAACTTCGGGTGGAACTGCAACATATGAG GGGCGTTTTGACATATTGGCTCTTTCTGGTTCGTTTGTGCGATCAGAGTTATATGGCCAGCGCACAAGGACCGGTGGATTAAGCATCACATTAGCTGGACCAGATGGTCGGGTATTTGGTGGTGTTGTAGCTGGACTCTTGACGGCTGCATCTCCTGTTCAG GTTATCGTAGGAAGTTTTCTTCCTGAGAATAGTAGAGAACTGGATAACCATGTAGAACCATTGAACGTTACACCAGCTAACCACGGCACAGGACCAAGCAGCTCACAATCTCATGGGACCATGAGCGAGTCATCAGGTCGAGCCGGGAGTCCATTGAACCGAGGTACCGAAAGTAGCCCTCAAGGCATGGCAAACATGCCATGGAAGTGA